The Triplophysa rosa linkage group LG15, Trosa_1v2, whole genome shotgun sequence genome has a segment encoding these proteins:
- the wdr21 gene encoding WD repeat domain 21, whose product MKRGHWQKKRPRSTNDEQGNGSNSTADTGTADDSGSSSQSKTPAPELPGFYYDPEKNRYFRLLPGHNNCNPLTKEGLQKKEDERIRLALLAEDDAPVKKAPRAGLNSALLLQKRHLGLLPPSSYSRFIHEVKVTGMQRHKLDVQSSNSTSPNTDNFHLIVADSACERVFTVNDVSHGGCKYGIMDFQGCRKGSLSVEMCDNLYFTNRKVNSVCWASVTHKDSHVLLCLVGFAQTPGCVSLLPASLFSNLNPDQPGMLCSFKISTAWSCAWCLNPQADKTFSTGLSRRVILTDAVTGRRATYSSGSEVLAQQFTLRAPVLFNGCRSGEIFSIDLRQRERGRSYSWQTSRFFQESSITSLRLLQDENYLLAADMLGQIKLWDIRVKRCVRWYEGHNNKYAFLPIHVNEPEDLLLAAGQDCYTRLWSLQDGHLLRTIPSPHPAGKDSIPNVVFSSQLGGSKGPPGLLMAVRNDLYYYSYNKDYQDRLPVEDQW is encoded by the exons ATGAAGCGGGGACACTGGCAGAAGAAGAGACCACGTTCAACCAACGATGAGCAGGGAAATGG TTCTAACAGCACAGCAGATACTGGTACAGCAGATGATTCAGGGTCATCCTCTCAGTCCAAAACACCTGCACCAG AGTTACCTGGCTTCTACTATGACCCAGAGAAAAACCGCTACTTTCGCTTGTTGCCTGGACACAACAACTGTAACCCTCTGACAAAAGAGGGGCTGCAGAAAAAGGAAGACGAGAGAATAAGATTGGCACTCCTGGCAGAAGATGATGCTCCTGTGAAG AAGGCACCCAGGGCTGGATTGAATTCTGCATTGCTGTTACAGAAGAGACATCTGGGTCTGCTGCCCCCAAGCTCCTATTCTAG GTTCATTCATGAAGTGAAAGTCACTGGGATGCAGCGTCACAAGCTGGACGTGCAGAGCTCCAACTCCACCAGCCCAAACACAGACAACTTCCATCTCATAGTT GCAGATTCAGCTTGCGAGCGAGTTTTCACAGTGAACGATGTATCGCATGGAGGTTGCAAGTACGGCATTATGGACTTCCAAGGCTGCAGAAAAGGTTCTCTGTCAGTGGAGATGTGCGATaacctttattttacaaaccGTAAG gTGAACTCTGTATGCTGGGCTTCTGTGACGCATAAAGACTCTCATGTTCT GTTATGTTTGGTGGGCTTTGCTCAGACACCCGGCTGCGTGAGCTTGTTACCTGCTTCTCTTTTCAGCAACTTAAATCcag ATCAGCCAGGGATGctatgcagttttaaaatctccACAGCTTGGTCATGTGCATGGTGCCTAAACCCACAAGCTGATAAAACCTTCAGCACTG GCCTTTCTCGGCGTGTCATATTGACGGACGCTGTGACTGGACGCAGGGCGACGTACTCCTCTGGAAGTGAAGTTCTAGCTCAACAGTTTACCCTAAGG GCTCCTGTGCTGTTTAACGGCTGTCGCTCAGGAGAGATCTTCAGCATCGACCTGCGGCAGCGTGAAAGGGGACGCAGTTACAGTTGGCAGACCAGCCGCTTCTTCCAAGAGTCATCCATCACCTCTCTCCGGCTGCTACAAGATGAGAACTACCTCCTCGCTGCTGACATGCTGGGCCAG ATAAAGCTCTGGGACATCCGTGTTAAGCGGTGTGTCAGATGGTATGAAGGACACAACAATAAATATGCCTTCCTACCCATTCATGTCAATGAACCGGAAGACCTGCTGCTTGCTG CGGGTCAGGACTGCTACACCCGGCTCTGGAGTCTCCAAGACGGTCATCTCCTCAGGACGATACCTTCACCCCACCCTGCAGGGAAAGACTCAATCCCTAATGTGGTGTTTTCCTCCCAGCTGGGTGGTAGCAAAGGACCACCTGGACTGCTTATGGCCGTTCGGAATGATTTGTATTACTACTCTTATAACAAAGACTATCAGGATAGGTTGCCAGTGGAGGATCAGTGGTAG